TACAAAGGTGTTTAGGACTTGGCTGTACCGGGAGCAGTCCAGGTTTCACTCTTATCATATATGAAGCTAAACTGCACGAATCTTCTGCATAGTCTTCAATTCCTTTCCTGTCCTTGTCTGAAAGTGATACAGCCAGGCTAACATGCAAACTACCAAGTTGTTCTTTTGTTTGCTCGGTCAAACATCTCACTATCTCAGAGCTTATCCTCATTTTAACCCAAGTTTTACTTTTCTTTGAAATTGACCTCAAGTTTGTTCCTTACAAAATTTTCTCTAACTTCTGATAAAATGCAGACACCAGGTAATTGTGGTCAGTAAAATAAGGACCGGCTGACTTACAATTAGCTAGGGAACAAAATGATCAGACCGATTTTCTCCTTCCATACGCTCATTTgcgggaaaaaaaaatgatcagaCAGAGACCAAAAGTTGCCTTAAAGCTAGCCCCTATCCAAAATCATTTAAAAGAAATGCtcaaattttgttaaatttacCTGTCCATTGCATATATAATTGATAGTTTGATTTGGACTTCATGCATAAATTCCTTGTTGAAAAAGGACATGGTATGAGGTGTACATGTTGATCACTACTGGGGATATGAATTGACAAGGAAATTATATAATATCATGGTAGAGGCCAATAAGCCAATATCTAGAGATTTGGTATGAGTTCGAAGAAAATGCCCTTAAGACTTTCTGAATACAACTAACCATCCTTAGCAAGCTCAACTATTCTTTTTCTTGACTTAATCCATAACTAAGTCTTGTAACACGTGCTTATACACTATTTCACGTTAGAAGTTAATAATGCATTCTTAAGCATGCTTGGACTTATATATGGAAGGGTCATGATCTGACAGGATACAGCATGTCAAGTTTTGACCGTACATATTTACAATGTTTCCTTGCAAGAAAAATAGTATaagaaatattactatattagcAATTTGAAGCACTGATACAAAGGTACAAATACTGCAATTTGATATGGTCATTGAAGGTCTATGATCTAAAGTTCAAAGATGTAACCGATCAATAGTTCATTTGGCAGTAGATTATACAACCCcaatttttaatagatgatgccaATAACTTTTGAACACATGTTTCACCATTTGTCTTGTTCAAAATATTTACCTAATtaccatttattttgttatgagttgttttatcactaaaagtgtactttaagcataacttatatcttatgcatttgcacaaaatttttgaataagacaatgatcaaacgtgtgtccaaaaatcaacgacatcatctattaaaaacggagggagtacaatggtTAGCTAATAATAGTCGATTTGGTGTGAAATGCTGTGCTTTGACTCAATGTTCGTCATCGTTTCTACAGTTGGTTTCTTGTCTCCACCGACAGTGACTCATGTTTTGCTAAAATGCTGATAGTGGACCATTCTAATACCATTTTCTTTTGTAAAAAGATGCCACGAATAACTACACAAATATGGACTATGGCCAACTGGGCTTGCGCATCCTTATTTCTACTGATCAGTTCTCCTGTTTTTGTATTGGGCCTTTGAGAGTACATGATCTCTGTATTTACATTTAGTTTAGTAAAGAATAAAGATTAGATCTTAGTGATACATCTATGCAAGCTTGGAAACATGGCACCCTCATATTAGAATTCAGAGACTTAGGCCCCGTTCGATATCCCGTTATGGAGATGGATTTTTGTTCCACGTAGAACAAGAAacctcattagcacatgattaattaagtattaactattataaatttgaaaaatggatttatttgctttttttaaacaacttctatatagaaacttttttttaaaaaaatacaccatttaacaatttaaaaaacgtgctaatGGAAAACGAGGAAATTCAAGTTTGGGGTTGAAGAATAGAACTAGGCCTAAGAATTGATGCAATGTTATTGGGCCTGCTTCAATTTAGTTTCCATTTTATTCTACAAATATTCATGTTTAACTCCAGTAGAAAATGAATACTTTATGGTACACCAATTATCTTTCCATTAAATAACACATGACCGCAATATATAATATTTGCATTTAGTTTTTTTCAAAGCGAACTATTTATGGTAAACCAATTATATTTTTGCCTCCACTAGGGACATTCATGTTTAATTTTCTGGTGATCAATATAGCAATATGCAGTACAGTAATGTGCAGATACTGTTTGATTTATGTAGAACAGACAATATTGGCTTCATACCTTAACTGCTCAACTAAACAATTAGTAGTACATAATAGTTTGTAAATGTTTACCATGATACAAATAAAGCTGCTGCTAGGAGTAAATGGTAAAACTGGCATGCAGTAAGCCAAACAGTACACTGTTATTTAACAAGATTAAAGAAAGGAACTGTAATAATCTAAGCCCTGCCCCAACATTACATGACTCGGTACATAATATCACTGATGCCACACAAGTACACATGAAAGCACCAAGTTTATCATCTTCCTCCAGAGATGTTAGATATTGTGCCGACGCTAGTCCCTGGAGGAGGATATGATGATAGTGTATATGGGTTGAACCCTTCATCTTGCATCATGGAGATGATGCTGAAGCTCATATCCATTTGTGTTAGCTCAGGGAGTGGCACATCACCATCAaggtattgcatgacttgctgCATATTGGGCCTCATGTTGGTAAATGGATGTGAGCATAATAGACCTAACTTTAGCACAAAGCATGCTTCATCAATGTTGTAGTCGCCTTGCAGCCTTGCATCTACTGTATTTGTTAGCAATCCTTTTTGCCAATGCTCGAGTACCCAATCAACTAATACACCAGGACTGTCTTGTGAACTGTGGTTAACTGGCCTTTGCCCGCAGGTGACCTCAAGAAGGAATGCACCAAAGGCAAACACATCTGTGAGAGGGGATGCCTTACCTGTGCATACCAATTCTGGGGCGAGGTACCCCATTGTACCGACCACGTGTGTAGTTTGTAGGTCAGTGCCATGATCATATAGTCTTGCAAGGCCAAAGTCACCTAGCCTTCCATTCATTTCAGTATCGAGCAACACATTGCTTGCCTTGATATCCCGGTGGATGACAACTTTCTCCCACTTGTCGTGGAGATAGAACAATCCAGATGCAATACCCTTGATGATCCGAAAGCGTTGATCCCAACTCAATGTAGGTTTGAGCTCATTATTGTATAAATATGCATCAAGGCTACCATTTGGCATATAGTCATAAACTAAAAGTAATTCACCTTTTCTCCTACAATAGCCCAATAATTGAACAATATTGCGATGACGAATGCGGCCAATACTGACAACCTCAGCAACAAACTCCTTCATCCCTTGTCTAGACTCATGAGACACTCTCTTCACTGCGACCTCTAGTTTAGATGATGGAAGTACTCCTTTGTAGACCTTACCAAATCCTCCTGCACCAAGCAAGTTCTTATTGTCGAATCCATGTGTAGCGTGGAACAGATCCTTGTATGAAAATCGATGTGGTCCAAACTCAATCTCCCAATCTTCTTTTAGCTCTACATACCTCAATCGCCTCCGCACAATTGTAATAAATACACCACAAAAAAGAATCACAAATGTTGCACTGGCTATTGGTAGAGTGATTGCCAGGagctttggttgaggatttGGGCCCTGACGAGGTAGTTTTGGTAGTTTGTTGACATTAATCATAGGAGCTGGTTTATTCATGCCAAAGCTCCAGCCAAGGATGTAGTGTCGTGAGTCAACTAAACCGGTTGATGCTGAGAATCCAATATACGATGGCTCTTTCAGCACTGTTGAGAGGTCATAGGATATCAAGATGAGTGGCCTCTTAGGTTTCGCCATTTTAATTGGAGCCATAGTCACACTGATTTTCTTGTCTTCTCCATTATAGTCCACCCATGCTTGCATTGCATCACCACTAATAAGACTCATGTTTTGAAAGCTACTATTTCTATCATCATAGTAGCCTGCAGAGTGGGATTTTATTGAGTGGAGGTCATTGATGTCAATGCCTACGTGGTTGTCATCGATGTCTTCAAACTCGATGTTCAAGATAGTGTCAAACTCAATAGCTAAGATATGGTTGCTTTTGCTGCCTCTGTTTTTAGAATTTAGCAAGCCCAAGTATTGGATAGCCAATGCATTGGAGAAATTTATGCTTGGGGAAACAACAAAGGCCAATCCATGTAGGCTCATTCTGGGATAGCTAGAGCGGATGGCAAACACGAATGAAACTGCGAAAGAATGTACTTTATTGTTGTGTGACTTGCGGAAGTGCAATGGAGATGGGTAGAATGCATGGCCTTTGCGATTAATTGTGCCATTGGTTAGCTCAAGTAGTCCGTTTGACGTGACTACAGTAGTATCATCAGTGATGAGGTTGGCACTAGTGAACCCAAGGTATAAGAGTTGATCATCACTTGTATTGGTGAAGGATGCACAGTTGATGCCAAAGGAAACGagtaagaaaagaaagaaaaactttGTGTGAGATGTTTGCCTAACCTGAACAAAAAGATCAAGGAAGATGCATGGGTGGAGCACTTCATAAGCCATGTTCCTTTTGTGGTTTTAGATAACACACTGTTGGgaaatttatattaatttacAGCTAGGGCAAGTCCTGTTGCCTTGCTCTTATTTCCACAAGTGTCTTTGTCTGAAAGAGTTGGTACTTTATATTGAGAAAGTGATTTTTATGCGTATTGATTAAAATATGTTCTTTCCCTAAAAAGTTAGATGAGTGATAAATGTGAAAACAACCATCTTATGTACGGAATGGTTGTCACTTGTCAAAAGTTTtttcaaactttatatatacttTAAAGGACTTTACTCTCTTGTAAAGAAAGTGAGGTTCTAAGTTGCAAATAttggaatataaaaaataaagtatTCATTTTTAATGATGAAAAAAATGTGTATGATTGGCTTAATTAATATCTACCATCAGATACCTCCAATTTTTTCTATGTAAATATTACCTGCCATGCAAGAAACTTGATTGTGACACGAGAAGGTGAAAATTTTATAGTATTTATTATACTATGCATTAGGAGAATCGTTTGTGTCAAATCATGTGCCAGATTTCTTATGTGTGCTTGACATAGGTTCCCAGTTGCCTGTGCAATCAATACTTACCTCTTATTTGTTTTGACGAAGACTCTGGTATATATGTGCCTTCCTATAATATTGTTTGTAGTAATCTAACAACTATCTTTTAACTTTTACCAAAATGTTGTGTTTTATGGAGATTACCTGTAGTCACCGTAATCAAGTTACACTCAATCAGTTTCATGATGACATTGATGTTTGCCCCTATGACAATCAAGAAATTCATATCAAAACATTCATAGAAGAATTTGTTATTCAGATAAATACCTTGGAATTAAAcatcatttaaaaaaatatataatgataTAAACACCTCACTAAAAACACCAAAACGTCTCTAGGATTCAAACATACAGGGACAAGTTTCAGAAAATCTAATGGTTATTAGCTGATAACCACTCTGTTTCAAAATTGACTCCTTTTTCCAAATGGTTGGAGCTGATATTCTGAGCCTGCATAGATCATATATATCTCACGAGAAATATCTGATAAATTTGGTAAAAATTACTAATCTCTTTAAAATAAAAGCGAGACTTTGAATGCATAATATATGGCTCAAATTAATAGGCTGCAAAATGGGTTGATCTTGATTTTGTATCTTGCTTACTCTGCCATTTATGAAGGTGAATGCACAGATGGATTACACCCTTCTTTGTAAGGCAATCAGATACAAACAAATACGCTGATCCACCACGAAAGACATGGCAAACAATATCCACAATGTTCTTCTGCAAATGGAGAAAATTCAGACAAAACCATCTAAAAGATCTTTCTCTGAATATTTACAGTCTTactattcaaaattcaaaataatatACAATACATTGCTATTAGCTAGTTTGTTTACCATATATTATAGATCTTCGACCGAAACTTCAACACATTTATTTCTCTAAGTTGGACTGGCGTTCCTtacgaaaaagaaaaacataatgcACATATGTACTAATTAAATATGAAAGTATGCAAAGCCTTGGTAAAACACCTACTATGGAGATCAACTTATGCAACCGAAACAGGTTGGTTTCAttgtttagcttttttttttttttgccgggttgGCTAAGAAAAAGCtgaccaaatttcattaaggTTTAAGGAGAGTGTTACAAAGTTGATCATGAAATTAGACTGTCGAGTTGGGGAGAGGATCCCCAAAGAAATAGAgggaggaaaaaagaaaaaaaatatttaaaagggCTACTCCTCTCATGATTGAAATATGCCAGCTGATCTCCAAATTGAAATTTCCTCTTTGATATCTGCAGTAAGGTGCTCCACCACCTTGAAATTTTGATCCAAGACTCTTGCATTGTGTTCCTTCCAAACTAGCCAACACACCAGCATAAACACAGATTCGGAGAAGAACACTTTCCTGTAGCTCGTCCGAAAACAGCAGTGGACATACTGCCACCACTCTGCCAGCTGCAAGCCTTGCTGCCTCAGGGGGTTGAAGGCCACGTTAATCTAATCCCGCAGCATTGACCTTGTTTAGCTCTTGCAATTGCATTGAGGTAACTAGGCATCCCACATCTAATTACAACcccattttatttatatatgacAGGAAATCATATGCTAATGTAAAACGAAGACTCGAAAATACAGAGATGAATTAAATATCATAGGGAGACCATGTATGAGATCTAACTTCTGAGAGGTCAGATAGTGTGCTGTTTGATATTAGAAACTGGTTTGTCATGGTCTCTGGATCAAAACCTTGGTTCTGCATCAAGGAGAGCATGTTGAAGCTCATGTGTGTTGGTGTTAGCTCTGGTAGTTCCATCTCTCTATTGAGAATCTGCGTAACATGCCTCATGCTGGGTCTTTTATTGATGAAAGGGTGTGCACACAGCAGTCCTAACTTCAGAGCTAGGCACGCCTCATCAATATTGTAGACACCTTGGAGTTTGATATCCACTGCATCATTTAGAAATCCTTGGTGCCAACAATGAAGCACCCAATCTACCAACATCAGTTGATTGTCTTGTGCAGTGTGGTCAATCGGCTTTCGCCCACAGGTGACTTCAAGAACAAACATGCCAAAGGCAAATACATCGGTAAGGGGAGTTGCTTTGCTAGTTCGTGCTAGCTCAGGAGCTAGGTATCCTATGGTACCAACAACATGTGTGGTTTGAGGGTCGGTTCCATGGTCATATAACCTTGCTAGGCCAAAATCGCCTAGTCGTCCATTCATGTTGTCATCGAGAAGTATATTgcttggcttgatgtctcgatGGAGTATTACTTTCTCCCATTCCTCATGGAGATAAAGCAATCCAGATGCAATATCTTTTATTATTTGGAATCTTTGGGCCCATGTCAAAGTAGAATTGTTCTCTTGACCATACAAATGCTTGTCAAGACTTCCATTGGACATATAATCATACActaaaataagttcactttttcGCCGGCAGTAGCCATGTAACTGCACAAGATTGCGGTGTTGGAGGTGACCTATACTGACTATCTCAGCAACAAATTCCTTCATACCCTGGTTGGAGTCATGAGAGATCCTCTTCACAGCAATCTCCAATTTAGACGTTGGAAGTAGTCCCTTGTATACCCTTCCAAACCCTCCTATTCCTAGTAGATTCTTGTTCTTAAATCCTTCCGTAGCACAAAACAAATCCTTATATGAGAATCTATGCGGCCCAAATTCAACTTCCCAATCTTCTCGTATCTCAGCATACCTTAATCTCCTTCGGATGAGTAGAATGATGAGAGCTATCATTGCAAGAACAAATGTTGCTGTGGCTATTGGCAGAGTGATTTCCAAGACCTTGGAATGGGTTTTCTCACCTTCATAAGGTAGCTTTGGCAACTTACTGATATCAATGGCTGGTGCAGGTTTATTGATGCCAAAACTCCAGCCAAGCACATAATGCCGCGCAACGAATGAGCCTGTTGATGATGAGAATCCAACATATGCCATGTCTGTGAGCACTGTTGAGAGGTCATAGTAGGTAGAGAGTAATGGCTTAACAGGCTTGGCCATTTTTATTGGAGCTAAGGTCACATTGATCTGTCTGTTGTCCCCATTGTATTCTAGCCACACTTGCATCATCTTGTAACTAGTGAGTGTAATGTTGTTGAAGTTACCATTACTGTCTGTGTAGTATCCCACGCTGCTGGAGTTCAGTGATGTAAGACTGTTGATGTCGATTCCAACATGGTTGTTATTGACATCGTTGAACTCATCATTTTGGTTCGTGTCGAGCTCGATAGCGAAGAAATGGTTTGTTGGATCGCCGTTGTTGTGGTCATTTATAAGGCCAAGGTACTGGCTTGCCATTGCGGTTGAGAAGTTTTTGCTCACGGAAACAACAAAAGCTATGCCATGGCCGCAGATGACAGGCCGGAGACAGTAGATGGCAAATATGTAGGAGACAGCAAAGGAATTCACTGTTCCATTGGGTTTCTTCTTGAAACTGAATGGAGTTGGGTGAAAGGCATGGCCTTGGAGCCGTAAGGTTCCGTTGGTCAACTTAAGCAGGCCATCTGGTGTTACCGAGGCCACGCCGTCGAGGGTGAGGTTAGCACCATTGAAGCCAGAGTATATGAATTGGTCTTCACCGGTGGCGAGAGCTGAAAGATTa
The window above is part of the Oryza sativa Japonica Group chromosome 7, ASM3414082v1 genome. Proteins encoded here:
- the LOC4342331 gene encoding L-type lectin-domain containing receptor kinase SIT2-like isoform X2, whose product is MNHLSYLLQFFFLFISNLSALATGEDQFIYSGFNGANLTLDGVASVTPDGLLKLTNGTLRLQGHAFHPTPFSFKKKPNGTVNSFAVSYIFAIYCLRPVICGHGIAFVVSVSKNFSTAMASQYLGLINDHNNGDPTNHFFAIELDTNQNDEFNDVNNNHVGIDINSLTSLNSSSVGYYTDSNGNFNNITLTSYKMMQVWLEYNGDNRQINVTLAPIKMAKPVKPLLSTYYDLSTVLTDMAYVGFSSSTGSFVARHYVLGWSFGINKPAPAIDISKLPKLPYEGEKTHSKVLEITLPIATATFVLAMIALIILLIRRRLRYAEIREDWEVEFGPHRFSYKDLFCATEGFKNKNLLGIGGFGRVYKGLLPTSKLEIAVKRISHDSNQGMKEFVAEIVSIGHLQHRNLVQLHGYCRRKSELILVYDYMSNGSLDKHLYGQENNSTLTWAQRFQIIKDIASGLLYLHEEWEKVILHRDIKPSNILLDDNMNGRLGDFGLARLYDHGTDPQTTHVVGTIGYLAPELARTSKATPLTDVFAFGMFVLEVTCGRKPIDHTAQDNQLMLVDWVLHCWHQGFLNDAVDIKLQGVYNIDEACLALKLGLLCAHPFINKRPSMRHVTQILNREMELPELTPTHMSFNMLSLMQNQGFDPETTKFFFLFLLVSFGINCASFTNTSDDQLLYLGFTSANLITDDTTVVTSNGLLELTNGTINRKGHAFYPSPLHFRKSHNNKVHSFAVSFVFAIRSSYPRMSLHGLAFVVSPSINFSNALAIQYLGLLNSKNRGSKSNHILAIEFDTILNIEFEDIDDNHVGIDINDLHSIKSHSAGYYDDRNSSFQNMSLISGDAMQAWVDYNGEDKKISVTMAPIKMAKPKRPLILISYDLSTVLKEPSYIGFSASTGLVDSRHYILGWSFGMNKPAPMINVNKLPKLPRQGPNPQPKLLAITLPIASATFVILFCGVFITIVRRRLRYVELKEDWEIEFGPHRFSYKDLFHATHGFDNKNLLGAGGFGKVYKGVLPSSKLEVAVKRVSHESRQGMKEFVAEVVSIGRIRHRNIVQLLGYCRRKGELLLVYDYMPNGSLDAYLYNNELKPTLSWDQRFRIIKGIASGLFYLHDKWEKVVIHRDIKASNVLLDTEMNGRLGDFGLARLYDHGTDLQTTHVVGTMGYLAPELVCTGKASPLTDVFAFGAFLLEVTCGQRPVNHSSQDSPGVLVDWVLEHWQKGLLTNTVDARLQGDYNIDEACFVLKLGLLCSHPFTNMRPNMQQVMQYLDGDVPLPELTQMDMSFSIISMMQDEGFNPYTLSSYPPPGTSVGTISNISGGR